In Numida meleagris isolate 19003 breed g44 Domestic line chromosome 3, NumMel1.0, whole genome shotgun sequence, the following are encoded in one genomic region:
- the KCNK1 gene encoding potassium channel subfamily K member 1 gives MLQSLAGSSCVRLVEQHRSAWCFALLVLGYLLYLVFGAVVFSSVELPYEDLLRQELGKLKQRFLVEHACLSEQQLEQFLLRVLEASNYGVSVLSNASGNWNWDFTSSLFFASTVLSTTGYGHTVPLSDGGKAFCIVYSVIGIPFTLLFLTAVVQRIIVYVTRRPVLYFHIRWGFSKQIVAIIHAVVLGFITVSCFFFIPAAIFSVLEDDWNFLESFYFCFISLSTIGLGDYVPGEGYNQKFRELYKIGITCYLLLGLIAMLVVLETFCELHELKKFRKLFYVKKDKEEDHVHIMEHDQLSFSSISDQAASMKDDQKANEPFVTSQSPASNDSSLNN, from the exons ATGCTGCAGTCGCTGGCGGGCAGCTCCTGCGTGCGGCTGGTGGAGCAGCACCGCTCCGCCTGGTGCTTCgccctgctggtgctgggctaCCTGCTCTACCTGGTGTTCGGCGCCGTGGTCTTCTCCTCGGTGGAGCTGCCCTACGAGGACCTGCTGCGGCAGGAGCTGGGCAAGCTGAAGCAGCGCTTCCTGGTGGAGCACGCCTGCCTGtcggagcagcagctggagcagttCCTGCTGCGGGTGCTGGAGGCCAGCAACTACGGCGTCTCGGTGCTCAGCAACGCCTCGGGCAACTGGAACTGGGACTTCACCTCCTCGCTCTTCTTCGCCAGCACCGTGCTCTCCACCACGG GTTATGGACATACAGTGCCTTTATCTGATGGAGGAAAGGCCTTCTGCATTGTCTACTCAGTCATCGGGATCCCATTTACACTGCTTTTCCTGACAGCGGTGGTACAACGCATCATTGTTTATGTCACCAGGCGGCCTGTACTGTATTTCCACATTCGCTGGGGCTTCTCCAAGCAGATTGTTGCCATCATCCATGCTGTAGTCCTTGGGTTCATCACTGtctcatgctttttctttatcccagcagcaattttttctgttctggaagATGACTGGAATTTTTTGGAgtctttttacttttgtttcatttccctgAGCACCATTGGCCTAGGAGACTATGTGCCAGGAGAAGGCTACAATCAAAAATTCAGAGAGCTGTATAAAATTGGAATTACAT GTTACCTCTTGCTGGGCCTCATCGCAATGTTGGTGGTTCTTGAGACTTTCTGTGAACTCCATGAGCTCAAAAAGTTTAGGAAGTTGTTTTATGTGAAGAAGGACAAGGAAGAGGACCACGTGCATATAATGGAACATGACCagctctccttctcctccatcTCAGACCAAGCAGCCTCCATGAAGGACGATCAGAAGGCAAATGAGCCTTTTGTGACTTCTCAGTCCCCAGCTTCCAATGACAGCTCTCTAAATAATTAA